The following coding sequences are from one Rattus norvegicus strain BN/NHsdMcwi chromosome 11, GRCr8, whole genome shotgun sequence window:
- the Mzt2b gene encoding mitotic-spindle organizing protein 2B isoform X1: MAGAAGGGGAGLAVSTGLEAATLQKLALRRKKVLGAEEMELYELSQAAGAAIDPDVFKILVDLLNLNVAPLAVFQMLKSMCAGQRLASDPQDSVSMSLSTSTSETRGRNRGGPILGNVTIVAERGSRERPIQRMPRQPSATRLPKVGGPGKSNSRSSP; this comes from the exons ATGGCGGGGgcagctggtggtggtggtgctggacTCGCGGTATCCACAGGATTGGAGGCAGCAACGCTGCAGAAGCTGGCGCTTCGGCGGAAGAAGGTGCTGGGGGCCGAGGAGATGGAGCTGTATGAGCTATCGCAGGCTGCAGGCGCCGCCATAGACCCCGATGTGTTCAA GATTCTAGTGGACTTGCTGAATCTGAACGTGGCTCCCCTCGCCGTCTTCCAGATGCTGAAGTCCATGTGTGCTGGACAGCGGCTGGCAAGCGATCCCCAGGACTCGGTGTCCATGTCTCTGTCCACGTCCACATCAGAGACCCGAG GAAGAAACCGAGGTGGCCCCATTCTTGGTAATGTGACTATAGTGGCAGAACGTGGAAGCCGTGAAAGACCCATCCAGAGGATGCCACGCCAGCCCAGTGCTACTAGGCTGCCCAAGGTGGGAGGACCTGGAAAAAGTAACTCCCGAAGCAGCCCATAG